The window AAGAGGGATATATAACAATATAATGATGCCTAAAACATATGGTTCATAGCCAATCAATTCAAATAAAATGAAACTCAAAGTCATTCCAACAACACATGCAATAAGGCGACTAAATGCCGCCTCATAAGACTTAGTTCTTGAGCTTTTAATACAGAGCGCAACCAATATACCGGCACTTGCGAAGTTCAAAATACCTAAATATTGTGCAATAATAATTGCTAAAGTCATTCCAAGCGCTGTTTTTACAGTGCGATAACCAATACGATATGGCTTTAATACCCCCATAAGTTCTCACCCTAATGATTATTCACTATGCAATTGGTTTACAATATTCATCAAATAACTGTTGAATTTGTTCCATTACACGTGTAATTTCATGACCTTCAATTTGATGGCGTTCAACCATTCCTGCAATTTTACCATCTTTTAGCAATGCAAATGATGGACTTGACGGTGGATATCCTTCAAAAAATTCTCTTGCTTGTTCTGTAGCATCTTTGTCTTGTCCTGCAAAAACTGTATATAGATGATCTGGCAATTTGTCATAGTTCAAAACATGCTCAGCAGCAGGTCTTGCGATTCCGCCAGCACAACCACACACTGAATTAATCATAACAAATGATGTACCCTCTTGACCTAACGCATCTTTGACTTCTTCACTTGAAGTCAATTGCTTATAGCCTGCAGCTTCAATTTCTGTTCTTGCTTGTTCAACGATATCGTTCATAAACATGTTAAAATCCATTATATTCTCTCCTTGAATTTATTATTCTAACACTATCTTACCATTTGATATAAAAGATTTAAATGTATTTAATTCAACATATCAATCATATTTTTATTATCTACTTTAACGATTTAATTATATTCTTTAAATAAGT of the Abyssicoccus albus genome contains:
- a CDS encoding BrxA/BrxB family bacilliredoxin, translated to MDFNMFMNDIVEQARTEIEAAGYKQLTSSEEVKDALGQEGTSFVMINSVCGCAGGIARPAAEHVLNYDKLPDHLYTVFAGQDKDATEQAREFFEGYPPSSPSFALLKDGKIAGMVERHQIEGHEITRVMEQIQQLFDEYCKPIA